The proteins below come from a single Eptesicus fuscus isolate TK198812 chromosome 5, DD_ASM_mEF_20220401, whole genome shotgun sequence genomic window:
- the SRP14 gene encoding signal recognition particle 14 kDa protein isoform X4: MVLLESEQFLTELTRLFQKCRLSGSVFITLKKWCIFLADDGRTKPIPRKGSVEGFEPSDNKCLLRATDGKKKISTVVSSKEVNKFQMEQVSHGVICFIRLIQTY; this comes from the exons ATGGTTCTGCTGGAGAGTGAGCAG TTCCTGACGGAGCTGACCCGGCTCTTCCAGAAGTGCCGGCTGTCGGGCAGTGTGTTCATCACCCTGAAGAAGT GGTGCATTTTTCTTGCAGATGATGGCCGAACTAAACCCATTCCAAGGAAAGGTTCAGTGGAGGGCTTTGAGCCCTCAGACAACAAGTGTCTGTTAAGAGCTACTGATGGGAAAAAGAAGATTAGCACAGTG GTGAGCTCCAAAGAAGTGAATAAGTTTCAGATG GAACAAGTGTCCCATGGTGTTATTTGCTTTATCAG GCTTATTCAAACCTATTGA
- the SRP14 gene encoding signal recognition particle 14 kDa protein isoform X3 produces the protein MVLLESEQFLTELTRLFQKCRLSGSVFITLKKWCIFLADDGRTKPIPRKGSVEGFEPSDNKCLLRATDGKKKISTVAYSNLLRANMDGLKKRDKKSKSKKSKAAQ, from the exons ATGGTTCTGCTGGAGAGTGAGCAG TTCCTGACGGAGCTGACCCGGCTCTTCCAGAAGTGCCGGCTGTCGGGCAGTGTGTTCATCACCCTGAAGAAGT GGTGCATTTTTCTTGCAGATGATGGCCGAACTAAACCCATTCCAAGGAAAGGTTCAGTGGAGGGCTTTGAGCCCTCAGACAACAAGTGTCTGTTAAGAGCTACTGATGGGAAAAAGAAGATTAGCACAGTG GCTTATTCAAACCTATTGAGAGCAAACATGGATGGGCTGAAGAAGAGGGACAAAAAGAGCAAGAGTAAGAAGAGCAAAGCAGCACAGTGA
- the SRP14 gene encoding signal recognition particle 14 kDa protein isoform X1 produces the protein MVLLESEQFLTELTRLFQKCRLSGSVFITLKKWCIFLADDGRTKPIPRKGSVEGFEPSDNKCLLRATDGKKKISTVVSSKEVNKFQMAYSNLLRANMDGLKKRDKKSKSKKSKAAQ, from the exons ATGGTTCTGCTGGAGAGTGAGCAG TTCCTGACGGAGCTGACCCGGCTCTTCCAGAAGTGCCGGCTGTCGGGCAGTGTGTTCATCACCCTGAAGAAGT GGTGCATTTTTCTTGCAGATGATGGCCGAACTAAACCCATTCCAAGGAAAGGTTCAGTGGAGGGCTTTGAGCCCTCAGACAACAAGTGTCTGTTAAGAGCTACTGATGGGAAAAAGAAGATTAGCACAGTG GTGAGCTCCAAAGAAGTGAATAAGTTTCAGATG GCTTATTCAAACCTATTGAGAGCAAACATGGATGGGCTGAAGAAGAGGGACAAAAAGAGCAAGAGTAAGAAGAGCAAAGCAGCACAGTGA
- the SRP14 gene encoding signal recognition particle 14 kDa protein isoform X2, producing MVLLESEQFLTELTRLFQKCRLSGSVFITLKKYDGRTKPIPRKGSVEGFEPSDNKCLLRATDGKKKISTVVSSKEVNKFQMAYSNLLRANMDGLKKRDKKSKSKKSKAAQ from the exons ATGGTTCTGCTGGAGAGTGAGCAG TTCCTGACGGAGCTGACCCGGCTCTTCCAGAAGTGCCGGCTGTCGGGCAGTGTGTTCATCACCCTGAAGAAGT ATGATGGCCGAACTAAACCCATTCCAAGGAAAGGTTCAGTGGAGGGCTTTGAGCCCTCAGACAACAAGTGTCTGTTAAGAGCTACTGATGGGAAAAAGAAGATTAGCACAGTG GTGAGCTCCAAAGAAGTGAATAAGTTTCAGATG GCTTATTCAAACCTATTGAGAGCAAACATGGATGGGCTGAAGAAGAGGGACAAAAAGAGCAAGAGTAAGAAGAGCAAAGCAGCACAGTGA